One part of the Anaeromyxobacter sp. Fw109-5 genome encodes these proteins:
- the surE gene encoding 5'/3'-nucleotidase SurE, whose protein sequence is MRVLLSNDDGVHAPGLKALADAFEGDEVWVVAPDREQSASSHAISLHRPLRLFEMAPRWYAVDGTPTDAVYMGLNHVLRGARPDVVVSGINHGPNLGNDVLYSGTVAAAMEGALLGVHALAVSLACSPPHVFDEAARFAVALARRVVATQPPAPLLLNVNVPRGPVRGYRFTRLGRRTYGNEVVEKTDPRGRKYYWIGGEGGPTNEDIPGSDCNCVLGEGLVAVTPLHLDSSHDAVLQGLRSWTVPGYEKEPAL, encoded by the coding sequence GTGCGAGTCCTCCTCTCGAACGACGACGGCGTCCACGCGCCGGGGCTGAAGGCGCTCGCGGACGCCTTCGAGGGCGACGAGGTGTGGGTGGTCGCCCCGGATCGCGAGCAGTCCGCCTCGTCCCACGCGATCTCGCTGCACCGGCCGCTCCGGCTCTTCGAGATGGCGCCGCGCTGGTACGCCGTGGACGGCACGCCGACGGACGCCGTGTACATGGGCCTGAACCACGTCCTCCGCGGCGCGCGTCCGGACGTGGTCGTGTCGGGCATCAACCATGGGCCGAACCTCGGCAACGACGTGCTCTACTCCGGCACGGTCGCCGCCGCGATGGAAGGAGCGCTCCTCGGGGTGCACGCACTGGCCGTCTCCCTCGCGTGCTCGCCGCCGCACGTCTTCGACGAGGCGGCCCGGTTCGCGGTGGCGCTGGCCCGCCGCGTGGTCGCGACCCAGCCGCCCGCCCCGCTCCTCCTCAACGTCAACGTGCCGCGCGGTCCGGTGCGCGGGTACCGCTTCACGCGTCTCGGCCGGCGCACGTACGGCAACGAGGTGGTCGAGAAGACCGACCCGCGCGGCCGCAAGTACTACTGGATCGGGGGGGAGGGCGGTCCGACGAACGAGGACATCCCGGGGTCCGACTGCAACTGCGTCCTCGGCGAGGGGCTCGTCGCCGTGACGCCCCTCCACCTCGACTCCTCGCACGACGCAGTGCTGCAGGGGCTGCGGAGCTGGACGGTGCCCGGTTACGAGAAGGAGCCGGCGTTGTGA
- a CDS encoding MarR family winged helix-turn-helix transcriptional regulator, producing MSEKVNGKTLGPVLEFMRTLWALDHALQSASKRMESRLEITAPQRLVVRIVGRYPGVSAGEVSEILHLHPSTLTGILRRLGDRGLVERRPDPRDARRALLFLSSKGRAVDELRSGTVEAAVRRALTRVRPAAVQHAREVAEAVASELARLD from the coding sequence ATGAGCGAGAAGGTCAACGGAAAGACGCTGGGGCCGGTGCTGGAGTTCATGCGGACGCTCTGGGCGCTGGATCACGCCCTGCAGTCCGCGTCCAAGCGGATGGAGTCGCGGCTCGAGATCACGGCGCCGCAGCGGCTGGTGGTCCGCATCGTCGGCCGCTACCCCGGCGTCTCGGCCGGAGAGGTCTCCGAGATCCTGCACCTCCATCCCAGCACGCTCACCGGCATCCTCCGGCGCCTCGGCGACCGCGGGCTCGTGGAGCGCCGTCCGGATCCGCGCGACGCCCGCCGCGCGCTGCTCTTCCTGTCGAGCAAGGGCCGCGCCGTGGACGAGCTGCGCAGCGGCACGGTCGAGGCGGCGGTGCGCCGCGCCCTCACGCGCGTACGGCCCGCGGCCGTGCAGCACGCGCGCGAGGTCGCCGAGGCGGTCGCCTCCGAGCTCGCGCGGCTCGATTGA